In Candidatus Methanomethylicota archaeon, the DNA window TCCGAAGTCGTCTATGTGTATTACTTCCCCCTCTATGGTTTTATTGGTTGTTTTTGGTTTTGTGTAGCTTGGTTTTATTGGGTCTTTTATTTCTGGTCCGAATTCGCTTGGCGGTACCCCTCTTGCTAGGTATGCTGCTGTTGGGCTGAATATGTCTCTTCCATGGAATGTCCTTGAGATTGTTTGTAGCATGTATTTCTTGTTGGTTATTTGGTATACGTGTTTTATTCCATCCATTTCTGCTGCCATCATTAGTATTCCATTGTCCGGTCCAACGTAGAATGCTCTTTCTGATTCAACTATTATTGCACGTCTCTCACTTCCAACTCC includes these proteins:
- a CDS encoding SAM-dependent chlorinase/fluorinase: GVGSERRAIIVESERAFYVGPDNGILMMAAEMDGIKHVYQITNKKYMLQTISRTFHGRDIFSPTAAYLARGVPPSEFGPEIKDPIKPSYTKPKTTNKTIEGEVIHIDDFGNIITNITTKNLQEIGITEGDTINVKIGEKTMKLKLCTSYAEVPPNQPLTIIGSGETLEISINQGNAAKTLQISVGDKVILWRSS